ATATAATCGCTTATCGTTAAATTGTATAGGTTTTTTTCTTTTGCCCATGGTTTATATTCAACTGTAACTGTTAGTCTTGAGCCATTATTATTTGTAAACAATCAAAAATACAGTTTTCTGGAAGAATCAACAAATGTTTTTGATCAACTTAAACAGAAATCCTAAAATCATTTTTTTAATTTCAGTTTTTCTGCTTTTTTGCGATGTATATTACTGAACTCGATTGATTAACGTTTGAAAGAGAAAGTAGAAAACCTATTTTGCCAACTATTATAGCTTTAAAATATTGATATAATTTTCCGCTGCCTCTGTATTTTTCACTTAGAAGTGAGATATAAAAGGCGTCAAGTGGCATTGTTTTTTGTTTTATTATTTTGAACTGATGTTTATTCAGCAGTTTTTCAACTGTAGCTGGTGTGAAATGCCAAAGATGGCGTGGGACATCATAAGCAGCCCAATACTCTTTGTAAATGCCTGCATCATAAGAATTATGATTTGGGAGAGCCAAAATTAAAGTTCCATCCTTACTGAGAATGTTGAATAGTTTGTCAACAACCTCATTCAGGTTTTGCATATGCTCAAGTACATGCCATAGAGTGACAACATCAAACGAATCACTATTGATATTCCATAAAAAGTCTTCTCCTTTTACATCTAAACCAAAGTTATCTATTGCAAAGTTTTTGGCTTTACTATCTTTTTCTATTCCCGAAACTGAATAACCTCTCTCCTTTGCTGCCTTGAGAAAATACCCAGTACCAGAACCAATGTCAAGCAAACGGTTTCCTGTTGAAAATTTCGAAACAAGATTGCCTTTTTTCTTAAGCATGAATTCCCTAAGAAAGTGGTATAGGCGGTTTATAACTCCTTTCTTTGAGTCTGAATGAGAAATATAGTCGGGTGAATCGTAATATCTGCCTATTATATCGTCAGATGGAAAATTGTTTGTAA
This portion of the Lascolabacillus massiliensis genome encodes:
- a CDS encoding class I SAM-dependent methyltransferase yields the protein MPHITINNCPICNSSDIVNTFNAVDHFSTKEIFPIYDCSNCGFRFTNNFPSDDIIGRYYDSPDYISHSDSKKGVINRLYHFLREFMLKKKGNLVSKFSTGNRLLDIGSGTGYFLKAAKERGYSVSGIEKDSKAKNFAIDNFGLDVKGEDFLWNINSDSFDVVTLWHVLEHMQNLNEVVDKLFNILSKDGTLILALPNHNSYDAGIYKEYWAAYDVPRHLWHFTPATVEKLLNKHQFKIIKQKTMPLDAFYISLLSEKYRGSGKLYQYFKAIIVGKIGFLLSLSNVNQSSSVIYIAKKQKN